From Salvia splendens isolate huo1 chromosome 3, SspV2, whole genome shotgun sequence, a single genomic window includes:
- the LOC121794138 gene encoding uncharacterized protein LOC121794138: MFASSFSPLSPHKLTKKRTNHISSSSSSSFSSSQNLYDFMAIAISLSTGVSSSILVFTRDPIKRASRGSLVMMCAAGPMPAGIQIRSYDHNKIKVFEDKLNGVVCYKDANGEMICEGYDEGPRFSQRISCDSSGDAEIVDLLQRCWLHESDEKELTIF, from the exons ATGTTTGCTTCATCATTCTCTCCACTAAGTCCCCACAAACTTACAAAGAAAAGGACCAACcacatttcttcttcttcgtcttcttctttctcatctTCCCAAAACCTATATGATTTCATGGCTATAGCCATAAGTTTATCGACCGGTGTTTCGTCTTCTATTCTCGTATTTACCCGCGATCCGATCAAACGGGCTTCGAGGGGTAGTTTGGTCATGATGTGTGCCGCCGGTCCCATGCCAGCTGGCATCCAGATCAGGTCATATGATCACAACAAGATCAAG GTGTTTGAAGATAAATTAAATGGTGTAGTTTGCTACAAAGATGCAAATGGAGAGATGATTTGTGAAGGATACGATGAAGGCCCTCGTTTTTCCCAACGAATTTCTTGTGATTCAAG TGGAGATGCTGAGATAGTAGACTTGCTTCAGAGATGCTGGCTTCATGAATCTGATGAAAAAGAGCTGACTATATTTTGA
- the LOC121794137 gene encoding 1-phosphatidylinositol-3-phosphate 5-kinase FAB1B-like isoform X1, producing the protein MDDPDRTFPDLVGLFKSWMSWRSEPAHVSRDFWMPDQSCRVCYECDSQFTLFNRRHHCRLCGRIFCAKCTSNWLPVGHSEPKISLEERDKIRVCNYCFKQSAKDQWGKELSVAVDDGLQVDLPDASCTSPSTTSFLSTRSSGTCGSSTTFVSVPQSAGPTPMQSLSMEADLDRQNVGAAKINVTEEQNLSDDQFDYFRNRSDDEDDEFGISQLGPIASDFSQVNGYYGPVKFEDINSDYNSRKVHPDGDAVDSKSTTSSPLRYSLNSRNSEESQQIAEKDAEHDIGDECEAPSSLYVAEDVNTEPVDFENNGVLWLPPEPEDEDDEREALVFEDDGDGDAAGEWGYLNNSSSSGSGEFRSREKSIEEHKRAMKSVVEGHFRALVAQLLQVDNLLSEDENDKESWLEIIIALSWEAATFLKPDMSQGGQMDPGGYVKVKCLASGLRSESLVVRGVVCKKNVAHRRMTSRVEKPRLVILGGVLEYQRVSNALSSFDTLLQQEMDHLKMAVAKISVHTPNILLVEKSVSRYAQEYLLAKEISLVLNIKRPLLERIARCTGAQIVPSIDHLSSEKVGYCDMFNVMRFTEEHGSAGQAGKKLVKTLMYFEGCPKPQGCTIILRGASGDELKKVKHVVQYGVFAAYHLALETSFLADEGASLPALPLNSPITVALPDKQSTIDRSISTVPGFSVPSGDKTPGPQSVGDLQRSNTLPPSDLIRETIASIHEYSDTHNIPAPLSSQYGEPPISSCVDQHSSSNPLSAEDQAILDLGLSIEAKPSELNGLSVAAADIHSSNQFGDSNVKIIDSKSNGSNLTSLQTDALKISDEQPALKEEFPPSPSDHQSILVSLSSRCVWKGTVCERSHLFRIKYYGSFDKPLGRYLRDHLFDQSFVCRSCEMASEAHVQCYTHRQGTLTISVKKLPEIILPGEREGKIWMWHRCLRCPRANGYPPATRRVLMSDAAWGLSFGKFLELSFSNHAAASRVASCGHSLHRDCLRFYGFGQMVACFRYASIDVHSVYLPPSKLDFNYKNQEWIEKEMNEVVGRAELLFSEVLNALRLLAERKSSAGAMNGVVNVHESRHLIIDLEGLLQKEKSMFEEMLRKIMRREARIGQPLIDILELNRLRRELAFQSYVWDQRLIYAASLDSSNKPNKVEVSTSEAVQKILCETERLQDVNVLVPTSNTLSSLVSAAADAKLKENPDHGKVGLLYNHLEVIPQRTDLSSNPNHGDQNPLEPSHEVRSADKSDALASSVNVHKALLDGQTPISLSDTLDAAWTGESNPGVGVQIKCSVPELTEVDTSSAVRGFDKLDMEYDREELPSFLSTNNSGDVDDSESWLTTPFSIYHRSPSKNCSGLDLKLDVLGGYDPVYISSFQDPELQGGARLLLPVGINETVIPVYDDEPTSLISYALVSHDYFGQISDEPEKSRDTAESFFSMQSLDAGSSFQSFSSLDEVMLESYKSLGSGEESMLMSFRNSLNSDPVSYTKALHARVSFTDDGPLGKVKYTVTCYYAKRFDALRRICCPSEMDFVRSLSRCKKWGAQGGKSNVFFAKTLDDRFIIKQVTKTELESFIKFAPGYFKYLSESIGTGSPTCLAKILGIYQVSSKHLKGGKETKMDVLVMENLLFGRNMTRLYDLKGSSRSRYNPDSSGSNKVLLDQNLIEAMPTSPIFVGNKAKRVLERAVWNDTAFLASIDVMDYSLLVGVDEQKHELVLGIIDFMRQYTWDKHLETWVKASGILGGPKNASPTVISPKQYKRRFRKAMTTYFLMVPDQWSPPMIIRSQSQTEMAEEKSQSQNTAHDYMPSA; encoded by the exons ATGGATGACCCTGATAGGACGTTTCCGGATCTGGTAGGCTTGTTTAAATCTTGGATGTCATGGCGGTCGGAGCCTGCACATGTGTCGAGGGATTTCTGGATGCCCGACCAGAGTTGCAGGGTATGCTATGAGTGTGATTCACAGTTTACCTTGTTTAATCGTAGACATCATTGTCGTCTATGTGGTAGGATTTTCTGTGCCAAGTGTACTTCGAATTGGCTTCCTGTTGGACATAGCGAGCCAAAGATTTCATTAGAAGAGCGAGATAAGATTAGGGTCTGCAACTACTGTTTCAAGCAAAGTGCGAAAGATCAATGGGGAAAAGAGTTGAGTGTAGCTGTTGATGATGGGCTTCAAGTGGACCTACCCGATGCCAGCTGTACTTCTCCATCAACAACCAGTTTTCTTAGCACCAGATCTAGTGGCACCTGTGGTAGTAGCACTACATTTGTGTCAGTACCACAGTCTGCTGGCCCCACCCCGATGCAATCACTCTCAATGGAAGCAGATTTAGATAGGCAAAATGTTGGAGCAGCAAAGATCAATGTCACGGAGGAGCAAAACCTGTCTGATGACCAATTTGATTATTTCCGAAACAG GAGTGATGACGAGGATGATGAATTTGGAATATCTCAGTTAGGTCCCATAGCTAGTGACTTCTCCCAGGTTAATGGCTACTATGGTCCTGTTAAATTCGAGGATATCAACAGTGATTACAACTCACGTAAAGTTCATCCTGATGGAGATGCTGTTGATTCAAAAAGTACGACCAGCTCCCCTTTGCGATATAGTCTTAATTCCCGAAACTCTGAAGAATCACAGCAGATTGCTGAAAAAGATGCTGAACACGATATTGGTGATGAATGTGAGGCACCTTCTTCTCTATATGTGGCAGAAGACGTAAATACAGAGCCTGTTGATTTTGAAAACAATGGAGTTTTGTGGCTCCCTCCCGAGcctgaagatgaagatgatgaaagGGAAGCACTTGTATTCGAGGATGACGGTGATGGGGATGCTGCTGGAGAATGGGGATATTTGAACAATTCAAGCAGCTCTGGGAGTGGGGAGTTTCGTAGTCGGGAGAAATCAATCGAGGAGCATAAGAGAGCCATGAAGAGTGTGGTCGAAGGCCATTTTCGGGCTTTAGTAGCTCAACTTTTGCAAGTAGATAATCTTCTTTCAGAGGATGAAAATGACAAAGAGAGTTGGTTGGAAATAATCATTGCCTTGTCATGGGAGGCTGCCACATTTTTAAAACCAGATATGAGCCAGGGGGGACAAATGGACCCAGGGGGATATGTCAAAGTAAAATGTTTAGCTTCAGGGCTTCGAAGTGAGAG TTTGGTGGTCAGAGGAGTTGTGTGCAAGAAAAATGTGGCTCATCGACGGATGACATCAAGAGTTGAGAAGCCTCGCTTAGTGATCCTTGGAGGGGTACTTGAGTACCAGCGGGTTTCTAATGCTCTTTCAAGCTTTGATACACTGTTACAACAG GAAATGGATCATCTGAAGATGGCTGTTGCAAAGATAAGTGTGCACACTCCTAATATTCTTCTGGTTGAGAAATCTGTTTCGCGCTACGCCCAGGAGTACCTTCTCGCGAAAGAAATATCACTTGTTCTGAATATTAAAAGACCACTTCTGGAGCGTATAGCCCGTTGTACTGGTGCCCAAATCGTTCCTTCAATTGATCACCTATCATCAGAGAAGGTGGGTTATTGTGACATGTTCAATGTAATGAGATTTACGGAAGAGCACGGTAGTGCTGGCCAGGCTGGAAAGAAGCTGGTGAAGACTCTGATGTATTTCGAAGGTTGCCCCAAGCCACAAGGATGCACT ATAATACTTCGAGGTGCCAGTGGGGATGAATTGAAGAAAGTGAAGCATGTCGTACAGTATGGAGTTTTTGCAGCTTATCACTTGGCTCTGGAGACGTCTTTTCTTGCTGATGAAGGTGCCTCTTTGCCAGCACTTCCATTGAACTCTCCTATCACAGTTGCACTACCAGATAAGCAGTCGACAATCGACAGATCCATCTCAACGGTACCTGGTTTTTCAGTTCCATCTGGTGATAAAACTCCCGGACCTCAATCTGTTGGTGATCTACAGAGATCAAATACTTTACCCCCTTCAGATCTAATCAGGGAAACGATTGCATCGATTCATGAATATTCAGACACGCATAATATCCCTGCTCCTTTAAGCTCTCAATATGGTGAGCCTCCAATATCATCTTGCGTGGATCAGCATTCATCCTCGAATCCATTGTCTGCTGAAGATCAAGCTATTCTAGACTTGGGCCTGTCCATTGAGGCAAAACCTAGTGAGTTAAACGGACTTTCTGTTGCAGCGGCAGATATCCACTCCTCTAATCAATTTGGAGATTCAAATGTCAAAATTATAGATTCTAAGAGTAATGGCTCAAATCTAACATCTTTACAAACGGATGCTCTCAAAATTTCTGATGAACAACCTGCTCTGAAAGAAGAATTTCCACCTTCTCCGTCAGATCATCAAAGCATCTTAGTCTCATTGTCATCGAGATGTGTATGGAAGGGGACTGTCTGCGAAAGATCACATTTGTTCCGGATCAAATATTATGGTAGCTTTGACAAGCCATTGGGCCGTTATCTGCGGGATCATTTATTCGATCag AGTTTTGTATGCCGTTCATGTGAGATGGCTTCCGAGGCTCATGTCCAGTGCTACACTCATAGACAAGGTACTCTGACAATTTCAGTGAAAAAACTACCTGAAATAATTTTACCTGGTGAACGGGAAGGGAAGATTTGGATGTGGCACCGTTGCTTGAGATGTCCCAGGGCTAATGGATATCCGCCTGCAACTAGGCGTGTTTTGATGTCGGATGCTGCATGGGGGTTGTCATTTGGAAAGTTTTTGGAGCTAAGCTTTTCGAACCATGCAGCTGCGAGTAGAGTGGCCAGTTGTGGCCATTCTTTGCATAGGGACTGTCTTCGATTTTATGG GTTCGGGCAAATGGTTGCTTGCTTTCGTTATGCGTCGATTGATGTTCATTCGGTGTACCTACCTCCCTCAAAACTTGATTTCAACTACAAAAATCAGGAGTGGatagaaaaagaaatgaatgaG GTGGTTGGGCGTGCTGAGCTCCTCTTCTCTGAAGTTCTCAATGCTCTACGTCTTTTGGCAGAAAGAAAAAGCAGTGCAGGTGCGATGAACGGTGTTGTGAATGTTCATGAATCTAGGCACCTGATTATAGATCTAGAAGGGCTCTTGCAGAAGGAAAAGTCAATGTTTGAG GAAATGCTCCGGAAAATCATGAGAAGGGAGGCAAGAATAGGGCAACCTCTCATTGATATTCTCGAGCTCAATCGGCTGCGCAGAGAGCTAGCTTTTCAGTCTTATGTGTGGGACCAGCGCCTGATATACGCAGCCAGTCTAGATTCTAGTAACAAACCAAATAAGGTGGAGGTTTCCACTTCAGAGGCCGTTCAGAAAATTCTCTGTGAAACTGAGAGACTTCAAGATGTAAATGTACTAGTTCCAACCAGTAATACTTTAAGCAGTTTGGTGTCGGCTGCTGCCGATGCAAAGCTCAAAGAAAATCCCGATCATGGCAAGGTCGGTCTGCTCTACAATCACCTCGAGGTGATTCCCCAAAGAACTGATTTATCCTCAAATCCGAATCATGGAGATCAGAACCCTCTTGAACCCTCTCATGAAGTAAGGTCTGCTGATAAATCGGATGCTCTGGCTTCGAGCGTCAATGTACATAAAGCTCTCTTAGATGGTCAAACTCCTATATCTTTGTCGGATACTCTTGATGCCGCGTGGACTGGTGAGAGTAATCCTGGTGTAGGAGTCCAGATAAAGTGCAGCGTGCCAGAGTTAACTGAAGTCGATACTTCATCTGCTGTCAGAGGATTTGACAAGTTGGATATGGAATATGACAGAGAGGAGTTGCCTTCCTTCTTATCTACCAATAATTCTGGTGATGTGGATGACTCTGAGAGCTGGCTGACCACACCATTTTCCATCTACCACAGATCACCAAGCAAGAATTGCTCGGGCTTGGACTTGAAGCTGGATGTGTTGGGTGGATATGATCCAGTATACATCTCCTCGTTTCAGGACCCCGAACTCCAAGGTGGGGCCAGGTTGCTTCTCCCCGTGGGGATAAACGAAACTGTCATCCCAGTTTATGATGATGAGCCAACGAGTCTTATATCGTATGCTCTCGTTTCGCATGATTACTTTGGCCAAATCTCTGATGAGCCTGAAAAATCTAGGGACACTGCAGAATCTTTTTTTTCAATGCAATCCCTTGATGCCGGGTCCTCCTTTCAGTCATTTTCATCGTTGGACGAGGTGATGCTGGAATCGTACAAAAGTCTTGGATCCGGAGAAGAGAGCATGTTGATGAGTTTCCGCAATTCCTTGAATTCGGACCCGGTCTCATATACAAAAGCGTTGCACGCCAGAGTGTCCTTTACCGATGATGGCCCCCTTGGGAAGGTCAAATACACGGTCACATGTTACTATGCAAAACGTTTTGATGCATTGAGGAGGATATGTTGCCCATCGGAGATGGATTTCGTTAGATCCCTTAGCCGTTGCAAGAAGTGGGGCGCCCAAGGTGGGAAGAGCAACGTCTTCTTTGCAAAAACTTTGGATGACCGGTTCATAATCAAGCAAGTGACGAAGACTGAGCTGGAGTCGTTCATCAAGTTCGCTCCGGGCTATTTCAAGTACCTGTCTGAGTCCATCGGAACAGGAAGCCCAACCTGCCTGGCAAAGATCCTCGGTATCTATCAG GTATCTTCAAAACATCTAAAAGGAGGGAAGGAAACCAAAATGGACGTGTTGGTGATGGAGAATCTACTATTCGGAAGAAACATGACACGTCTCTACGATCTCAAAGGTTCATCCAGATCGCGATACAATCCTGATTCTTCCGGAAGTAATAAGGTGTTGTTGGACCAGAACTTGATCGAAGCAATGCCCACATCTCCCATATTTGTCGGAAACAAAGCCAAACGAGTACTAGAAAGAGCAGTGTGGAACGACACTGCTTTTCTCGCT TCCATAGACGTGATGGACTACTCGCTACTAGTCGGGGTTGACGAACAGAAGCACGAGCTTGTCCTTGGGATCATCGACTTCATGAGACAGTACACATGGGACAAGCATCTCGAGACATGGGTGAAGGCGTCGGGCATTCTTGGCGGGCCCAAGAACGCCTCACCAACCGTGATCTCTCCGAAGCAGTACAAGAGGAGATTCAGGAAGGCCATGACAACGTATTTCTTGATGGTCCCAGATCAATGGTCACCTCCTATGATCATTCGTAGCCAGTCGCAGACGGAGATGGCTGAAGAGAAGTCACAGTCACAGAATACCGCACATGATTATATGCCCTCTGCTTAG
- the LOC121794137 gene encoding 1-phosphatidylinositol-3-phosphate 5-kinase FAB1B-like isoform X2, which translates to MCRGISGCPTRVAGIFCAKCTSNWLPVGHSEPKISLEERDKIRVCNYCFKQSAKDQWGKELSVAVDDGLQVDLPDASCTSPSTTSFLSTRSSGTCGSSTTFVSVPQSAGPTPMQSLSMEADLDRQNVGAAKINVTEEQNLSDDQFDYFRNRSDDEDDEFGISQLGPIASDFSQVNGYYGPVKFEDINSDYNSRKVHPDGDAVDSKSTTSSPLRYSLNSRNSEESQQIAEKDAEHDIGDECEAPSSLYVAEDVNTEPVDFENNGVLWLPPEPEDEDDEREALVFEDDGDGDAAGEWGYLNNSSSSGSGEFRSREKSIEEHKRAMKSVVEGHFRALVAQLLQVDNLLSEDENDKESWLEIIIALSWEAATFLKPDMSQGGQMDPGGYVKVKCLASGLRSESLVVRGVVCKKNVAHRRMTSRVEKPRLVILGGVLEYQRVSNALSSFDTLLQQEMDHLKMAVAKISVHTPNILLVEKSVSRYAQEYLLAKEISLVLNIKRPLLERIARCTGAQIVPSIDHLSSEKVGYCDMFNVMRFTEEHGSAGQAGKKLVKTLMYFEGCPKPQGCTIILRGASGDELKKVKHVVQYGVFAAYHLALETSFLADEGASLPALPLNSPITVALPDKQSTIDRSISTVPGFSVPSGDKTPGPQSVGDLQRSNTLPPSDLIRETIASIHEYSDTHNIPAPLSSQYGEPPISSCVDQHSSSNPLSAEDQAILDLGLSIEAKPSELNGLSVAAADIHSSNQFGDSNVKIIDSKSNGSNLTSLQTDALKISDEQPALKEEFPPSPSDHQSILVSLSSRCVWKGTVCERSHLFRIKYYGSFDKPLGRYLRDHLFDQSFVCRSCEMASEAHVQCYTHRQGTLTISVKKLPEIILPGEREGKIWMWHRCLRCPRANGYPPATRRVLMSDAAWGLSFGKFLELSFSNHAAASRVASCGHSLHRDCLRFYGFGQMVACFRYASIDVHSVYLPPSKLDFNYKNQEWIEKEMNEVVGRAELLFSEVLNALRLLAERKSSAGAMNGVVNVHESRHLIIDLEGLLQKEKSMFEEMLRKIMRREARIGQPLIDILELNRLRRELAFQSYVWDQRLIYAASLDSSNKPNKVEVSTSEAVQKILCETERLQDVNVLVPTSNTLSSLVSAAADAKLKENPDHGKVGLLYNHLEVIPQRTDLSSNPNHGDQNPLEPSHEVRSADKSDALASSVNVHKALLDGQTPISLSDTLDAAWTGESNPGVGVQIKCSVPELTEVDTSSAVRGFDKLDMEYDREELPSFLSTNNSGDVDDSESWLTTPFSIYHRSPSKNCSGLDLKLDVLGGYDPVYISSFQDPELQGGARLLLPVGINETVIPVYDDEPTSLISYALVSHDYFGQISDEPEKSRDTAESFFSMQSLDAGSSFQSFSSLDEVMLESYKSLGSGEESMLMSFRNSLNSDPVSYTKALHARVSFTDDGPLGKVKYTVTCYYAKRFDALRRICCPSEMDFVRSLSRCKKWGAQGGKSNVFFAKTLDDRFIIKQVTKTELESFIKFAPGYFKYLSESIGTGSPTCLAKILGIYQVSSKHLKGGKETKMDVLVMENLLFGRNMTRLYDLKGSSRSRYNPDSSGSNKVLLDQNLIEAMPTSPIFVGNKAKRVLERAVWNDTAFLASIDVMDYSLLVGVDEQKHELVLGIIDFMRQYTWDKHLETWVKASGILGGPKNASPTVISPKQYKRRFRKAMTTYFLMVPDQWSPPMIIRSQSQTEMAEEKSQSQNTAHDYMPSA; encoded by the exons ATGTGTCGAGGGATTTCTGGATGCCCGACCAGAGTTGCAGG GATTTTCTGTGCCAAGTGTACTTCGAATTGGCTTCCTGTTGGACATAGCGAGCCAAAGATTTCATTAGAAGAGCGAGATAAGATTAGGGTCTGCAACTACTGTTTCAAGCAAAGTGCGAAAGATCAATGGGGAAAAGAGTTGAGTGTAGCTGTTGATGATGGGCTTCAAGTGGACCTACCCGATGCCAGCTGTACTTCTCCATCAACAACCAGTTTTCTTAGCACCAGATCTAGTGGCACCTGTGGTAGTAGCACTACATTTGTGTCAGTACCACAGTCTGCTGGCCCCACCCCGATGCAATCACTCTCAATGGAAGCAGATTTAGATAGGCAAAATGTTGGAGCAGCAAAGATCAATGTCACGGAGGAGCAAAACCTGTCTGATGACCAATTTGATTATTTCCGAAACAG GAGTGATGACGAGGATGATGAATTTGGAATATCTCAGTTAGGTCCCATAGCTAGTGACTTCTCCCAGGTTAATGGCTACTATGGTCCTGTTAAATTCGAGGATATCAACAGTGATTACAACTCACGTAAAGTTCATCCTGATGGAGATGCTGTTGATTCAAAAAGTACGACCAGCTCCCCTTTGCGATATAGTCTTAATTCCCGAAACTCTGAAGAATCACAGCAGATTGCTGAAAAAGATGCTGAACACGATATTGGTGATGAATGTGAGGCACCTTCTTCTCTATATGTGGCAGAAGACGTAAATACAGAGCCTGTTGATTTTGAAAACAATGGAGTTTTGTGGCTCCCTCCCGAGcctgaagatgaagatgatgaaagGGAAGCACTTGTATTCGAGGATGACGGTGATGGGGATGCTGCTGGAGAATGGGGATATTTGAACAATTCAAGCAGCTCTGGGAGTGGGGAGTTTCGTAGTCGGGAGAAATCAATCGAGGAGCATAAGAGAGCCATGAAGAGTGTGGTCGAAGGCCATTTTCGGGCTTTAGTAGCTCAACTTTTGCAAGTAGATAATCTTCTTTCAGAGGATGAAAATGACAAAGAGAGTTGGTTGGAAATAATCATTGCCTTGTCATGGGAGGCTGCCACATTTTTAAAACCAGATATGAGCCAGGGGGGACAAATGGACCCAGGGGGATATGTCAAAGTAAAATGTTTAGCTTCAGGGCTTCGAAGTGAGAG TTTGGTGGTCAGAGGAGTTGTGTGCAAGAAAAATGTGGCTCATCGACGGATGACATCAAGAGTTGAGAAGCCTCGCTTAGTGATCCTTGGAGGGGTACTTGAGTACCAGCGGGTTTCTAATGCTCTTTCAAGCTTTGATACACTGTTACAACAG GAAATGGATCATCTGAAGATGGCTGTTGCAAAGATAAGTGTGCACACTCCTAATATTCTTCTGGTTGAGAAATCTGTTTCGCGCTACGCCCAGGAGTACCTTCTCGCGAAAGAAATATCACTTGTTCTGAATATTAAAAGACCACTTCTGGAGCGTATAGCCCGTTGTACTGGTGCCCAAATCGTTCCTTCAATTGATCACCTATCATCAGAGAAGGTGGGTTATTGTGACATGTTCAATGTAATGAGATTTACGGAAGAGCACGGTAGTGCTGGCCAGGCTGGAAAGAAGCTGGTGAAGACTCTGATGTATTTCGAAGGTTGCCCCAAGCCACAAGGATGCACT ATAATACTTCGAGGTGCCAGTGGGGATGAATTGAAGAAAGTGAAGCATGTCGTACAGTATGGAGTTTTTGCAGCTTATCACTTGGCTCTGGAGACGTCTTTTCTTGCTGATGAAGGTGCCTCTTTGCCAGCACTTCCATTGAACTCTCCTATCACAGTTGCACTACCAGATAAGCAGTCGACAATCGACAGATCCATCTCAACGGTACCTGGTTTTTCAGTTCCATCTGGTGATAAAACTCCCGGACCTCAATCTGTTGGTGATCTACAGAGATCAAATACTTTACCCCCTTCAGATCTAATCAGGGAAACGATTGCATCGATTCATGAATATTCAGACACGCATAATATCCCTGCTCCTTTAAGCTCTCAATATGGTGAGCCTCCAATATCATCTTGCGTGGATCAGCATTCATCCTCGAATCCATTGTCTGCTGAAGATCAAGCTATTCTAGACTTGGGCCTGTCCATTGAGGCAAAACCTAGTGAGTTAAACGGACTTTCTGTTGCAGCGGCAGATATCCACTCCTCTAATCAATTTGGAGATTCAAATGTCAAAATTATAGATTCTAAGAGTAATGGCTCAAATCTAACATCTTTACAAACGGATGCTCTCAAAATTTCTGATGAACAACCTGCTCTGAAAGAAGAATTTCCACCTTCTCCGTCAGATCATCAAAGCATCTTAGTCTCATTGTCATCGAGATGTGTATGGAAGGGGACTGTCTGCGAAAGATCACATTTGTTCCGGATCAAATATTATGGTAGCTTTGACAAGCCATTGGGCCGTTATCTGCGGGATCATTTATTCGATCag AGTTTTGTATGCCGTTCATGTGAGATGGCTTCCGAGGCTCATGTCCAGTGCTACACTCATAGACAAGGTACTCTGACAATTTCAGTGAAAAAACTACCTGAAATAATTTTACCTGGTGAACGGGAAGGGAAGATTTGGATGTGGCACCGTTGCTTGAGATGTCCCAGGGCTAATGGATATCCGCCTGCAACTAGGCGTGTTTTGATGTCGGATGCTGCATGGGGGTTGTCATTTGGAAAGTTTTTGGAGCTAAGCTTTTCGAACCATGCAGCTGCGAGTAGAGTGGCCAGTTGTGGCCATTCTTTGCATAGGGACTGTCTTCGATTTTATGG GTTCGGGCAAATGGTTGCTTGCTTTCGTTATGCGTCGATTGATGTTCATTCGGTGTACCTACCTCCCTCAAAACTTGATTTCAACTACAAAAATCAGGAGTGGatagaaaaagaaatgaatgaG GTGGTTGGGCGTGCTGAGCTCCTCTTCTCTGAAGTTCTCAATGCTCTACGTCTTTTGGCAGAAAGAAAAAGCAGTGCAGGTGCGATGAACGGTGTTGTGAATGTTCATGAATCTAGGCACCTGATTATAGATCTAGAAGGGCTCTTGCAGAAGGAAAAGTCAATGTTTGAG GAAATGCTCCGGAAAATCATGAGAAGGGAGGCAAGAATAGGGCAACCTCTCATTGATATTCTCGAGCTCAATCGGCTGCGCAGAGAGCTAGCTTTTCAGTCTTATGTGTGGGACCAGCGCCTGATATACGCAGCCAGTCTAGATTCTAGTAACAAACCAAATAAGGTGGAGGTTTCCACTTCAGAGGCCGTTCAGAAAATTCTCTGTGAAACTGAGAGACTTCAAGATGTAAATGTACTAGTTCCAACCAGTAATACTTTAAGCAGTTTGGTGTCGGCTGCTGCCGATGCAAAGCTCAAAGAAAATCCCGATCATGGCAAGGTCGGTCTGCTCTACAATCACCTCGAGGTGATTCCCCAAAGAACTGATTTATCCTCAAATCCGAATCATGGAGATCAGAACCCTCTTGAACCCTCTCATGAAGTAAGGTCTGCTGATAAATCGGATGCTCTGGCTTCGAGCGTCAATGTACATAAAGCTCTCTTAGATGGTCAAACTCCTATATCTTTGTCGGATACTCTTGATGCCGCGTGGACTGGTGAGAGTAATCCTGGTGTAGGAGTCCAGATAAAGTGCAGCGTGCCAGAGTTAACTGAAGTCGATACTTCATCTGCTGTCAGAGGATTTGACAAGTTGGATATGGAATATGACAGAGAGGAGTTGCCTTCCTTCTTATCTACCAATAATTCTGGTGATGTGGATGACTCTGAGAGCTGGCTGACCACACCATTTTCCATCTACCACAGATCACCAAGCAAGAATTGCTCGGGCTTGGACTTGAAGCTGGATGTGTTGGGTGGATATGATCCAGTATACATCTCCTCGTTTCAGGACCCCGAACTCCAAGGTGGGGCCAGGTTGCTTCTCCCCGTGGGGATAAACGAAACTGTCATCCCAGTTTATGATGATGAGCCAACGAGTCTTATATCGTATGCTCTCGTTTCGCATGATTACTTTGGCCAAATCTCTGATGAGCCTGAAAAATCTAGGGACACTGCAGAATCTTTTTTTTCAATGCAATCCCTTGATGCCGGGTCCTCCTTTCAGTCATTTTCATCGTTGGACGAGGTGATGCTGGAATCGTACAAAAGTCTTGGATCCGGAGAAGAGAGCATGTTGATGAGTTTCCGCAATTCCTTGAATTCGGACCCGGTCTCATATACAAAAGCGTTGCACGCCAGAGTGTCCTTTACCGATGATGGCCCCCTTGGGAAGGTCAAATACACGGTCACATGTTACTATGCAAAACGTTTTGATGCATTGAGGAGGATATGTTGCCCATCGGAGATGGATTTCGTTAGATCCCTTAGCCGTTGCAAGAAGTGGGGCGCCCAAGGTGGGAAGAGCAACGTCTTCTTTGCAAAAACTTTGGATGACCGGTTCATAATCAAGCAAGTGACGAAGACTGAGCTGGAGTCGTTCATCAAGTTCGCTCCGGGCTATTTCAAGTACCTGTCTGAGTCCATCGGAACAGGAAGCCCAACCTGCCTGGCAAAGATCCTCGGTATCTATCAG GTATCTTCAAAACATCTAAAAGGAGGGAAGGAAACCAAAATGGACGTGTTGGTGATGGAGAATCTACTATTCGGAAGAAACATGACACGTCTCTACGATCTCAAAGGTTCATCCAGATCGCGATACAATCCTGATTCTTCCGGAAGTAATAAGGTGTTGTTGGACCAGAACTTGATCGAAGCAATGCCCACATCTCCCATATTTGTCGGAAACAAAGCCAAACGAGTACTAGAAAGAGCAGTGTGGAACGACACTGCTTTTCTCGCT TCCATAGACGTGATGGACTACTCGCTACTAGTCGGGGTTGACGAACAGAAGCACGAGCTTGTCCTTGGGATCATCGACTTCATGAGACAGTACACATGGGACAAGCATCTCGAGACATGGGTGAAGGCGTCGGGCATTCTTGGCGGGCCCAAGAACGCCTCACCAACCGTGATCTCTCCGAAGCAGTACAAGAGGAGATTCAGGAAGGCCATGACAACGTATTTCTTGATGGTCCCAGATCAATGGTCACCTCCTATGATCATTCGTAGCCAGTCGCAGACGGAGATGGCTGAAGAGAAGTCACAGTCACAGAATACCGCACATGATTATATGCCCTCTGCTTAG